In Taeniopygia guttata chromosome 24, bTaeGut7.mat, whole genome shotgun sequence, a single genomic region encodes these proteins:
- the TMEM218 gene encoding transmembrane protein 218, which translates to MAGALGVGPGVLALLLLWAMALLLVVGLGRAGRARVAAVPVLLGAAAVTAALLLFPREGESPAAAGAEEIVDTFLIGRFILLAVTSLVFLGCLFLFLIYHLMEPVYAKPLHSS; encoded by the exons aTGGCGGGCGCGCTGGGCGTGGGGCCGGgggtgctggcgctgctgctgctctgggccatGGCGCTGCTGCTCGTGGTGGGGCTGGGCCGCGCCGGCCGCGCCCG GGTCGCCGCGGTGCCGGTGCTGCTCGGGGCCGCCGCGGTGAcggccgcgctgctgctgttcccccgGGAGGGCGAGAGCCCGGCCGCGGCCGGCGCTGAGGAG ATTGTGGACACCTTCCTCATTGGCCGCTTCATCCTCCTGGCTGTGACGAGCCTGGTTTTCCTCGGGTGCCTGTTCCTGTTCCTGATTTACCACCTCATGGAGCCTGTGTATGCCAAACCGCTCCACAGCAGCTAG